A stretch of DNA from Acinetobacter sp. C26M:
CATTACTTTGGGTTGAAGTATTTCCACCACCCAATTGGCCCAATACTGAACCCAAGATTCCCCCCAAACCACCTTGCTGGCTCTGTGTATTTTGTTGCTGCCCACCAAGTTGTCCTAAAACAGAACCTAAAATTCCGCCTAAACCACCCGCTTGGCCTGATTGTTGCTGACCGCCTAAAGCTTGCTTTGCTAAAATTTCAACAATGTTGGTTAAATCAGTCATGACTTAAACTTTCCTTTGGAATTATTTATCCAAAAAGCATACGCTGCTTTGAAAGTACAAAACAAAGTTAAATTGTTAAATTTTGCAAGAACTTGCAACACGCCCTCGCCGAATCTTATTTACCTAAAATGTAGGCATTTAAGGACTTACCATCGAAATTTATTCCAATTTTCAGGATTCGCCCAGAACTTGGAGTTAAACCAATCAGGTACATGCTTATAAGTCAAAATATTAAATTGCCATAAAGCAAAATCACTGCCGTGTGTGGTTTTATCAATCAACTGAGTAAAGCCAAGCGAACGCAATAATTTTTCATCCCCCAATTTACTGACGACCACAATTCGTTTTGCCATCAGGTCTCGTAACTTCACCAACAGCTGTGATTTCTGCGTTTCAGTGATGTTTTGCATTTCTTCTGTATCAAATAATACAAAACCTAAATCATAACGCTGCGTAAATGGCAGACTTAAAAAGTCAGTTACGCTAAAATAATGCCATTGAATTGAAGCATTTTGGTCAATCTGCTGACCTATACAAAGTGCAGTATGAATGGGCTGTTCTTGAGATAAATCGTCTAGCATAGAAGTGATGACATTTTGTTCAGCCATAACTGCAACCCTTGATTGAAAAGATGAGAGTTTATTAATGGAACTACAAGGCATTTGTCATAAAATGCATGCAGCGCTCAAAACGCATAGTGTAACTGATCAATCAACAAGCAAGGCAAATGTTGAATATAAATTTATATTAGATCGTTCAGAAACTGACCTTCCTTTTGTCTTAGGTCAAGAAATTGAGATCGAATGGACTGGCAATATTTTTTGTACCTCTTGCGGCTCAAAAACCCCAAAGTCTTATTCACAAGGTCATTGCTTCAAATGTTTTAAAACAAAAGCTGAATGTGATCTTTGTATTATGAAGCCTGAAACCTGCCATTATCACTTGGGAACATGTCGTGAAGACCAGTTCGCACATGATGTTTGTTTCCAGCCACATATTGTGTATTTAGCCAACTCAAGTGCCTTAAAGATCGGGATTACCCGTATTGTCAATATGCCGACACGTTGGTTAGACCAAGGCGCAACACAGGCATTGCCAATCATGAAAGTCGGTTCACGTCGTTTGTCTGGGCATTTGGAAACGTTAATTGGTACACAAATCGCAGATAAAACCGACTGGCGTAAACTGCTCAAAGGTGAAGCTGAACCTTTAAATCTGCTTGAGCAACGTGATCAAATTCTTGAAGAATTCGCTCCAAAAATTCAAAGCATTCGTGAAGAATTCAATCAGAACCTTGAATTTAACGAAAGCTTGGAATTCTTGGAAGATGAAACGCCACGTGAATTTATCTATCCGGTTGAGCATTATCCTGAAAAGATTAAATCGCTGAATTTGGAAAAAACACCTAAAATTCGTGGCGTGTTGCAAGGGATTAAAGGTCAATACTTATTATTTGATATTGGTGTGATCAATATCCGTAAATATACTGGTTATGAATTGATTCTTCGTGCTTAATCAATTCCAGAAAAAAGGTGGCTTAATTGCCACCTTTTTATTTATCCTGCATTCAGACAATTGAGAATTGCATGTACTGGATCTTCGGTATTACCCGAGATCAACTGTTTGTGCATACTCAAATGTTGCATCATTTGGATATGTGCCGTTTCATGATCCATTAATTTTTCAATTTCAGTGGCTAAATGCTGAGGCGTTGCATCTGCCTGAATCAGTTCCTCAATTACTTTTTTACCCGCAATAATATTTGGCAATGAATAGTACGGAATTTTCACCATGAACTTCGCAATCAGATAGGTCAACCAGTTTAACTTATAGAAAGTCACCATTGGACGATGCAATAACATTGCTTCCAATGTTGCCGTACCAGAAGCTAATGCCACAATATCACTGGCATTCATCACCATACGACCAATTTTTGACTCTGCATCACTATTTTCCAGTACATGAATTTTAGACTTCAAGCTCGAATCTAAATTTTGAATGCCCTGTTCAATCTGATGCTTACGCGCATCATTAATTGCTGGGATTAAAAACTCCAGATCAGGATGCTTTCGATGAAGAATTTCAGCTGCACCAGTAAGCAACGGTAGCAATCGTTCAATCTCGCCACGGCGACTTCCTGGTAATAAAGCAATATGGGTTTTATGTGCAGACAAGCCCAATTGATGTTTGGCTTCAATAATTGGATTTTTTAACGCCAGTTGCTTTGCCAATGGGTGTCCAACGAAGGCAGCAGCAACCTCGTAATTTTCATAAAATGTTTTTTCAAAAGGAAATAAGCATAAAACTAAATCAACACTGCGCTTAATACCATGTACACGACCCTGACGCCACGCCCATACCGATGGACTGACATATTGCACGGTTTTTATGGGTAGCTGTTTTTCTTTAATCGTTTTTGATAAACGTAAATTAAAATCGGGCGCATCAATACCAATAAAAATATCAACGGGATGCTCTGTCCAGCGTTCGACTAAACCATCACGCACAGCAAACAGCTTTTTTAAGTCTTTAAGGACTTCAACAATACCCATCACTGAAAGAATTTCCATCGGATAATAACTGTGAAATCCCTCTGCCATCATTTGTGGGCCACCAATCCCTTCAAATTCAGCATCGATGCCTTGTTCGCGAAAACTGCGCATGAGTTTCACTCCTAGAGTATCTCCAGAAACTTCCCCCACCACGA
This window harbors:
- a CDS encoding DUF2797 domain-containing protein, which translates into the protein MELQGICHKMHAALKTHSVTDQSTSKANVEYKFILDRSETDLPFVLGQEIEIEWTGNIFCTSCGSKTPKSYSQGHCFKCFKTKAECDLCIMKPETCHYHLGTCREDQFAHDVCFQPHIVYLANSSALKIGITRIVNMPTRWLDQGATQALPIMKVGSRRLSGHLETLIGTQIADKTDWRKLLKGEAEPLNLLEQRDQILEEFAPKIQSIREEFNQNLEFNESLEFLEDETPREFIYPVEHYPEKIKSLNLEKTPKIRGVLQGIKGQYLLFDIGVINIRKYTGYELILRA
- a CDS encoding DUF6231 family protein encodes the protein MAEQNVITSMLDDLSQEQPIHTALCIGQQIDQNASIQWHYFSVTDFLSLPFTQRYDLGFVLFDTEEMQNITETQKSQLLVKLRDLMAKRIVVVSKLGDEKLLRSLGFTQLIDKTTHGSDFALWQFNILTYKHVPDWFNSKFWANPENWNKFRW
- the lpxB gene encoding lipid-A-disaccharide synthase; translated protein: MLKQKLKIGIVVGEVSGDTLGVKLMRSFREQGIDAEFEGIGGPQMMAEGFHSYYPMEILSVMGIVEVLKDLKKLFAVRDGLVERWTEHPVDIFIGIDAPDFNLRLSKTIKEKQLPIKTVQYVSPSVWAWRQGRVHGIKRSVDLVLCLFPFEKTFYENYEVAAAFVGHPLAKQLALKNPIIEAKHQLGLSAHKTHIALLPGSRRGEIERLLPLLTGAAEILHRKHPDLEFLIPAINDARKHQIEQGIQNLDSSLKSKIHVLENSDAESKIGRMVMNASDIVALASGTATLEAMLLHRPMVTFYKLNWLTYLIAKFMVKIPYYSLPNIIAGKKVIEELIQADATPQHLATEIEKLMDHETAHIQMMQHLSMHKQLISGNTEDPVHAILNCLNAG